From the uncultured Trichococcus sp. genome, one window contains:
- a CDS encoding Gfo/Idh/MocA family oxidoreductase translates to MIRLGIIGTSSIAHEFASAAKASGQFEIKAVYSRTQFNAQSFGEGYGADLFVTELDKFTALEEVDAIYIASPNSLHFEQAMSAIANGKHLIVEKPIFSNSKEWEAAFSAAKANNVFLFEAARHLHEPNFALVKNEIAKLGEIDGASFTYAKYSSRYDQVLAGEEPNIFSLQFSGGALADLGVYLLYAAIAWFGVPDEVDYAAKKIQTGVDGAGTMLLKYPYFSVTLHTSKIYNSFADSEIYSGKKTLVLDGVNLIQSVELVDSESEERYQLAEKASGHFMDDEVRAFARVLNDPENPDTIEDYERWTQISRDVNRTMEALRKKAGIVYPAD, encoded by the coding sequence ATGATCAGATTAGGCATCATCGGAACGAGCAGCATCGCGCATGAATTCGCCAGCGCAGCAAAAGCATCCGGACAATTCGAAATAAAGGCGGTATACAGCCGCACCCAGTTCAACGCCCAAAGTTTCGGGGAGGGCTACGGCGCCGACCTGTTCGTCACGGAGTTGGACAAATTCACAGCCTTGGAGGAAGTGGATGCCATCTACATCGCATCGCCGAACAGCCTCCATTTCGAACAGGCCATGTCGGCCATCGCGAACGGCAAGCATCTCATCGTCGAGAAGCCGATCTTCTCGAACAGCAAAGAGTGGGAGGCCGCCTTCTCCGCTGCGAAAGCCAATAATGTCTTCCTGTTTGAAGCCGCCCGCCACTTGCATGAACCGAACTTCGCGCTAGTCAAGAACGAAATCGCCAAATTGGGCGAAATCGACGGGGCCAGCTTCACCTATGCCAAATACTCCTCCCGCTATGACCAGGTCTTGGCCGGCGAGGAACCGAACATCTTCTCGCTGCAATTTTCAGGCGGGGCGCTCGCCGATTTGGGCGTGTACTTGCTGTACGCCGCCATCGCTTGGTTCGGCGTGCCCGATGAGGTCGATTATGCCGCCAAGAAAATCCAGACGGGCGTGGATGGAGCCGGCACGATGCTGCTGAAATATCCGTATTTCTCCGTAACCCTGCACACGTCGAAAATCTACAACTCCTTCGCCGACTCGGAAATCTACAGCGGCAAAAAGACACTGGTTTTGGATGGCGTCAATCTGATCCAATCGGTCGAACTGGTGGATAGCGAGAGCGAGGAACGTTATCAATTGGCCGAAAAAGCATCCGGACATTTCATGGATGATGAGGTCCGTGCATTCGCGCGCGTCTTGAATGATCCGGAAAATCCTGATACTATAGAAGACTATGAACGTTGGACGCAAATCAGCCGAGACGTCAACCGGACAATGGAGGCTTTGCGCAAAAAGGCGGGCATCGTTTACCCAGCGGATTAA